Within Agromyces sp. Leaf222, the genomic segment GACCCGCTCGAGCTCGCTGTCACGATCGAGCGAGGAGACGAGGTAGTAGCGCACGGCACCCTCCGGCGCGGCACCCATGCGCTCGGCGTCGCGCTCGGCCTGGGCCCGCAGCTCGACGAGCAGCGCGGAGCGCAGCGAGCTGACGGATGCGAAGTGGTGCAACGCCCCCGACTTCGAGAGGCCGGCGCGACTCGCGACGCCCTCGAGGGTCGCACCGCGGATGCCGCGCTCCACCAGGAGGTCGGTGTAGGCGGTGAGCACTCTGGCGGCCGGGCCGTGGACGGTGATCATCAGCCCATCGTACGAGGCGCCTCGAGAGCGCGGGCTCGCGGATGCATGCGGGCCACCGTCGAACGC encodes:
- a CDS encoding TetR/AcrR family transcriptional regulator — translated: MITVHGPAARVLTAYTDLLVERGIRGATLEGVASRAGLSKSGALHHFASVSSLRSALLVELRAQAERDAERMGAAPEGAVRYYLVSSLDRDSELERVIEAGYRVAQTGDESALDVLRECRHRWLEVLTAATGAPSLARMVLFAGDGMNHNALMNLSEGEQVLTAAHVESIVASFEAMQAGGARA